The following coding sequences are from one Arachis hypogaea cultivar Tifrunner chromosome 7, arahy.Tifrunner.gnm2.J5K5, whole genome shotgun sequence window:
- the LOC112702633 gene encoding cathecol O-methyltransferase 1-like yields MAWSIVVPMALRTTIELRVFDIIAKEGKGAKLSAKDIVDHIGTNNPEAASMLDRVLRLLASHSLLSCSVVKDPESSNNLHHRLYSLSPVSKYFVTDADDGVSLGPSLLLHLDKVFTQSWNELKGAILEGGIPFNRAHGMHVFEYAKIDPRFNEVFNKAMHNSSTLLMKRILDVYKGFDHINKLVDVGGGVGATIKLITSKHPHILGINFDLPHVIECASAYDDGVEHMGGDMFESVPNGDAIFMKTILHDWGDEECLKILKNCLKAIPNDGKVIVVETMVPIVAEPTSLAKNAFRNDVIMMTQMPGGIERTKQDFMDLAHGSGFSGIRFVCCVSSFWVMEFYK; encoded by the exons ATGGCATGGTCAATTGTGGTTCCAATGGCTTTGAGGACCACAATAGAGCTTCGTGTATTTGACATCATAGCAAAAGAAGGCAAAGGTGCAAAGCTCTCAGCAAAAGACATTGTTGATCACATTGGAACCAACAACCCTGAAGCAGCATCAATGTTGGATCGTGTTCTTAGGCTTCTTGCAAGTCATTCATTACTGTCTTGTTCTGTTGTTAAAGATCCAGAAAGCTCTAATAACTTGCATCACAGGCTGTATAGCCTCTCACCTGTTTCCAAATACTTTGTGACTGATGCTGATGATGGTGTATCTTTGGGACCTTCCTTGTTGCTGCATCTAGATAAAGTCTTTACCCAAAGTTG GAATGAATTGAAAGGAGCGATCCTTGAAGGAGGTATACCATTCAATAGGGCTCATGGCATGCATGTTTTCGAGTATGCAAAAATTGATCCTAGGTTCAACGAGGTCTTCAACAAAGCAATGCACAACTCCTCCACTTTATTAATGAAGAGGATTCTTGATGTCTACAAAGGCTTCGACCACATCAATAAATTAGTGgatgttggtggtggtgttggggCAACTATCAAACTAATCACTTCCAAACACCCTCATATTCTTGGTATCAATTTTGATTTGCCTCATGTCATAGAATGTGCCTCAGCCTATGATGATG GCGTGGAGCACATGGGAGGAGATATGTTTGAGAGTGTTCCTAATGGAGATGCCATTTTCATGAAG ACAATACTTCATGATTGGGGAGATGAAGAATGTTTGAAGATACTGAAAAATTGCCTCAAGGCTATTCCGAATGATGGAAAGGTTATTGTGGTGGAAACAATGGTTCCCATTGTTGCTGAGCCAACATCTCTTGCCAAGAATGCTTTTAGAAATGATGTTATCATGATGACTCAAATGCCCGGAGGGATTGAGAGAACAAAACAAGATTTCATGGACTTAGCACATGGATCTGGATTTAGTGGCATAAGATTTGTGTGTTGTGTCTCTAGTTTCTGGGTCATGGAGTTCTACAAGTAA